One segment of Erigeron canadensis isolate Cc75 chromosome 2, C_canadensis_v1, whole genome shotgun sequence DNA contains the following:
- the LOC122586562 gene encoding BAG family molecular chaperone regulator 1-like — MMRVRTRATEMTSTDGNSGAGAGAGAGGVDIWEVRPGGMLVQKRDPDAETHRIPPPTIRVRVKHGSIYHEININSQATFGELKKMLTGPTGLHHEDQKLMYKDKARDSKSYLDVAGVKDRSKMVVMEDPISQEKRLVEMRKNAKMEKAAKSISDVSFEVDRLAGQVSAIESVISKGGKVAEKTLLTVTELLMNQLLKLDGITVDGDVKLQRKAQVKRIQEYVEILDALKIKNSTMSSNVGTAPQSKRTVMADKRQPPSSGAMTTTEWEIFESMAAPPPATTSKTMHPMFNWDLI, encoded by the exons ATGATGCGAGTAAGGACTAGAGCAACAGAGATGACTTCAACGGACGGGAACTCCGGCGCCGGTGCCGGTGCCGGTGCCGGAGGAGTGGATATATGGGAAGTCCGGCCTGGTGGAATGCTGGTCCAAAAACGTGACCCGGATGCCGAAACTCACCGTATTCCTCCACCAACTATACGAGTTCGGGTCAAACATGGGTCAATTTACCAtgaaatcaatatcaactcacAAGCTACATTTG GCGAGTTGAAAAAGATGTTAACCGGGCCAACAGGATTACACCATGAAGACCAAAAGCTGATGTACAAGGATAAGGCGAGGGATTCGAAATCGTATCTTGATGTTGCGGGTgtcaaagatagatcaaaaatgGTGGTTATGGAAGATCCAATTAGCCAAGAGAAAAGATTAGTGGAAATGAGAAAGAATGCAAAGATGGAGAAAGCTGCTAAATCGATTTCTGATGTTAGTTTTGAGGTTGATCGCCTTGCTGGTCAG GTGTCTGCGATCGAATCTGTTATTTCTAAAGGAGGGAAAGTAGCAGAGAAGACTCTGCTGACTGTGACCGAGTTATTGATGAATCAGCTACTTAAGCTAGATGGAATTACAGTCGATGGTGATGTAAAATTACAGAGGAAAGCACAG gtGAAAAGGATTCAGGAGTATGTTGAAATTCTAGATgctttaaagattaaaaactcGACAATGAGCAGCAATGTAGGCACGGCGCCTCAATCCAAGCGGACAGTGATGGCAGATAAACGTCAACCACCATCATCAGGTGCCATGACAACAACAGAATGGGAGATTTTCGAATCTATGGCTGCACCACCACCAGCAACCACAAGCAAAACAATGCATCCCATGTTCAATTgggatttgatttga
- the LOC122588894 gene encoding E3 ubiquitin ligase BIG BROTHER-related-like produces MSRSVGLHDHYLNSGVPDEIAENLVEFFPNDDGLSYEEVLLQQASMYQSFQERDKNKRAITYDDDDINDWGHLLEDEGEASRNEAAMTQEAIDEALARSLQELGEGFDDLLISEHSGSTSGSTESSIETPRAQAASLISVEDSIDTDGMQYEELLHLVEALGSESRGISASRISQLPTCKYRSGLFSKNKKKEESCVVCQMDFNFGDRLITLPCSHQYHTKCITDWLKLRKNCPICQKEVV; encoded by the exons ATGAGTAGAAGTGTGGGGCTTCATGATCATTATCTGAATTCTGGAGTCCCGGATGAAATTGCTGAGAATTTGGTAGAGTTTTTTCCAAACGATGATGGTCTTAGTTATGAAGAGGTTCTGTTGCAACAG GCAAGCATGTATCAGTCATTTCAAGAACGTGACAAGAACAAACGTGCCATTacctatgatgatgatgatataaatgATTGGGGTCATCTTTTGGAAGATGAAGGTGAAGCGTCTAGGAATGAAGCTGCCATGACACAGGAAGCGATAGATGAAGCTTTGGCTAGATCTTTACAGGAATTAGGGGAGGGTTTTGATGATCTTCTCATATCCGAACATAGTGGCAGCACAAGTG GTAGTACAGAAAGTTCTATAGAAACTCCGAGG GCACAGGCTGCAAGCTTGATTTCAGTAGAAGATTCCATTGATACTGATGGTATGCAATATGAG GAATTGCTACATTTGGTCGAAGCCCTTGGCAGTGAAAGCAGAGGAATATCAGCCTCCCGCATTTCCCAGTTACCAACTTGCAAGTACAGGTCCGGATTATTTtcaaagaacaagaaaaaggaagaaag CTGTGTCGTATGTCAAATGGATTTCAACTTTGGAGACCGGTTGATCACGTTGCCTTGCTCACACCAATATCATACAAAATGCATCACTGACTGGTTGAAGTTAAGGAAG AACTGCCCTATATGTCAGAAGGAGGTGGTTTAA